One window of the Nothobranchius furzeri strain GRZ-AD chromosome 3, NfurGRZ-RIMD1, whole genome shotgun sequence genome contains the following:
- the rfesd gene encoding Rieske domain-containing protein, translating to MEETEQPAGGLHFIGKKDELIEAKRSFRTVDGRDILIIHHQGVFYAMDCYCYHAGGTLENGDIEEINGKLCIICPKHKYKISLCEGEGLYRGRNPQEEPPVYRWYSKGVKQRTHTVTETNGEIFVKMSSQPGWIDSDYYQGEKGKIERAKAEAEKDETLMMDEENL from the exons ATGGAGGAGACAGAGCAGCCAGCAGGAGGACTTCACTTTATTGGGAAAAAGGATGAACTGATTGAAGCAAAGCGCTCTTTCAGAACAGTCGACGGTCGAGATATTCTGATTATCCACCATCAGGGAGTCTTTTATGCTATGGACTGTTACTGTTATC ATGCTGGAGGAACACTGGAGAATGGAGACATTGAG GAAATTAATGGCAAGCTGTGCATAATTTGTCCAAAGCACAAGTACAAGATCTCGCTGTGTGAAGGTGAAGGGTTGTACAGGGGCAGAAATCCCCAGGAGGAACCGCCTGTGTACAGATGGTACTCCAAGGGGGTGAAGCAGCGGACCCACACTGTTACAGAGACCAATGGGGAGATCTTTGTCAAGATGTCCTCACAACCAGGCTGGATTGACTCAGACTACTACCAAGGAGAAAAAGGCAAGATTGAAAGAGCCAAAGCTGAGGCCGAAAAGGATGAGACGTTAATGATGGACGAGGAAAATCTATGA
- the rhobtb3 gene encoding rho-related BTB domain-containing protein 3 isoform X1: protein MSIHIVALGSECPGGVGPGEEIMGQGQLQGGLLWSYLGHGALVGPCDLEGSLPNPAFLEYTSRVFGDVTVVVRDCPSWDLLDSDWASVRKVLEQADILVIKYSVTDKLAFQQVRNGYAPRLRPLLRHWGVPVILVAIGARLNDEGPPCTCPLCASDWSSCVPHSEGLQLSRDLGATYLELPSLNHVFVGRYFGSVLEYFMIQCLKHKAKERPEKRRGNKVNELRPPHLEQPARLPPIRVEESSFSQDMQWLLERGVQFADVAFYAGDSGKELGWAHAAVLCAVSPYFRQLLLGPKTRERPQSRCICRERDGGPHSLLSTWDGGIIDDMPRSEGHLTGRLTRLVVKDPLLCMCLWETLMFIYRGAWEWEHLQEALEEKLKSSLAVATLMERIRSLIGRERGPRDTPSARAAQLGPQTLVNLFNSPLYSDVIFMVQGSVLPAHRAVLVARCDVMAAMFSGKYAEARSRVVPIHGVSSDTFLSFLEYLYTDSCCPASVLQAMAVLVCAEMYQVKRLQHLCEVCVCAYLQSMPSRELASTGISVVRLLRRAKCHNAEQLYIWLLHFIANNYLIFSHKPDFLELSEEEREQVERLRWPSRGYLQELSEYQQRRRNLRKSRCLVM, encoded by the exons AT GTCCATCCACATCGTGGCTCTGGGCAGCGAGTGTCCCGGAGGAGTCGGGCCTGGAGAGGAGATCATGGGCCAGGGGCAGCTGCAGGGAGGCTTGCTGTGGAGCTACCTGGGTCACGGAGCGCTGGTGGGACCCTGCGACCTGGAGGGGAGTCTGCCCAACCCAGCCTTCTTGGAGTACACTTCACGTGTGTTTGGAGACGTTACTGTAGTGGTTCGGGATTGCCCCAGCTGG GACTTGTTGGACAGCGACTGGGCGAGTGTACGGAAGGTTCTGGAGCAGGCCGACATCCTGGTCATTAAATATTCCGTCACAGACAAGCTGGCCTTCCAGCAAGTCAGAAATGGGTATGCCCCGAGGCTCCGCCCACTCCTGAGGCATTGGGGTGTGCCGGTCATCCTTGTTGCCATTGGAGCACGCCTGAATG ATGAAGGCCCTCCTTGTACGTGCCCGTTGTGTGCGTCTGACTGGAGCAGCTGTGTGCCTCACAGTGAAGGTCTGCAGCTCTCCCGGGACCTGGGGGCAACTTATCTGGAGCTGCCCTCTCTCAATCATGTCTTTGTTGGCCGATACTTTGGCAGCGTG CTGGAGTACTTCATGATTCAGTGTCTGAAGCACAAAGCCAAAGAGAGGCCAGAGAAGAGGCGAGGAAACAAAGTGAACGAGCTCCGCCCCCCTCACTTAGAACAACCAG CTCGTCTTCCTCCCATCCGAGTGGAGGAGTCCAGCTTCTCCCAGGACATGCAGTGGCTGTTGGAGCGTGGTGTGCAGTTCGCAGACGTGGCTTTCTATGCCGGCGATTCTGGGAAAGAGCTGGGTTGGGCCCACGCGGCCGTGCTGTGTGCCGTCAGCCCGTACTTTCGACAGCTGCTCCTTGGGCCCAAGACCAG GGAGCGTCCACAGTCCAGGTGTATTTGCAGAGAGCGGGACGGAGGTCCCCATTCGCTGCTCTCCACCTGGGATGGAGGCATTATCGATGACATGCCCCGATCAGAAGGTCACCTGACAGGACGCCTCACTCGGCTGGTGGTGAAGGACCCCCTCCTCTGTATGTGCTTGTGGGAGACTCTCATGTTCATTTACAGAG GAGCGTGGGAGTGGGAGCACCTCCAAGAGGCCCTGGAAGAGAAGCTGAAGAGTTCGCTAGCTGTGGCTACACTTATGGAACGCATACGATCCCTAATTGGCAGAGAAAGG gGTCCCAGGGATACACCGAGTGCGCGGGCAGCCCAGCTGGGTCCTCAGACTCTCGTCAACCTGTTCAATTCTCCCCTTTACTCTGATGTCATCTTTATGGTGCAAG GGAGTGTATTGCCCGCTCACCGGGCGGTGCTGGTTGCTCGCTGTGATGTCATGGCAGCCATGTTCAGTGGGAAATATGCAGAGGCTCGGAGCAGAGTGGTTCCCATCCACGGAGTCTCTTCTGACACTTTTCTGTCTTTTCTGGAGTACCTCTACACTGACTCCTGCTGTCCTG ccagTGTGCTGCAGGCCATGGCTGTACTGGTTTGTGCAGAGATGTATCAGGTGAAACGACTACAGCACCTgtgcgaggtgtgtgtgtgtgcttaccttCAGAGCATGCCCAGTAGAGAGCTGGCATCAACAGGAATCAGCGTGGTCAGACTGCTCCGCAGGGCAAAG TGCCATAACGCAGAGCAGTTGTACATCTGGCTCCTCCACTTCATCGCCAACAACTACCTGATCTTTAGTCATAAACCCGACTTCCTGGAGCTCTCAG AGGAGGAGCGTGAGCAGGTGGAGAGGCTACGCTGGCCGTCCAGAGGATACCTGCAGGAGCTCAGCGAGTATCAGCAGCGGCGGCGCAATCTACGAAAGTCTCGCTGCTTAGTCATGTGA
- the rhobtb3 gene encoding rho-related BTB domain-containing protein 3 isoform X2: MSIHIVALGSECPGGVGPGEEIMGQGQLQGGLLWSYLGHGALVGPCDLEGSLPNPAFLEYTSRVFGDVTVVVRDCPSWDLLDSDWASVRKVLEQADILVIKYSVTDKLAFQQVRNGYAPRLRPLLRHWGVPVILVAIGARLNDEGPPCTCPLCASDWSSCVPHSEGLQLSRDLGATYLELPSLNHVFVGRYFGSVLEYFMIQCLKHKAKERPEKRRGNKVNELRPPHLEQPARLPPIRVEESSFSQDMQWLLERGVQFADVAFYAGDSGKELGWAHAAVLCAVSPYFRQLLLGPKTRERPQSRCICRERDGGPHSLLSTWDGGIIDDMPRSEGHLTGRLTRLVVKDPLLCMCLWETLMFIYRGAWEWEHLQEALEEKLKSSLAVATLMERIRSLIGRERGPRDTPSARAAQLGPQTLVNLFNSPLYSDVIFMVQGSVLPAHRAVLVARCDVMAAMFSGKYAEARSRVVPIHGVSSDTFLSFLEYLYTDSCCPGGDLLQRFKAVISLGDWTLRTRLTQPTPRVYL; encoded by the exons AT GTCCATCCACATCGTGGCTCTGGGCAGCGAGTGTCCCGGAGGAGTCGGGCCTGGAGAGGAGATCATGGGCCAGGGGCAGCTGCAGGGAGGCTTGCTGTGGAGCTACCTGGGTCACGGAGCGCTGGTGGGACCCTGCGACCTGGAGGGGAGTCTGCCCAACCCAGCCTTCTTGGAGTACACTTCACGTGTGTTTGGAGACGTTACTGTAGTGGTTCGGGATTGCCCCAGCTGG GACTTGTTGGACAGCGACTGGGCGAGTGTACGGAAGGTTCTGGAGCAGGCCGACATCCTGGTCATTAAATATTCCGTCACAGACAAGCTGGCCTTCCAGCAAGTCAGAAATGGGTATGCCCCGAGGCTCCGCCCACTCCTGAGGCATTGGGGTGTGCCGGTCATCCTTGTTGCCATTGGAGCACGCCTGAATG ATGAAGGCCCTCCTTGTACGTGCCCGTTGTGTGCGTCTGACTGGAGCAGCTGTGTGCCTCACAGTGAAGGTCTGCAGCTCTCCCGGGACCTGGGGGCAACTTATCTGGAGCTGCCCTCTCTCAATCATGTCTTTGTTGGCCGATACTTTGGCAGCGTG CTGGAGTACTTCATGATTCAGTGTCTGAAGCACAAAGCCAAAGAGAGGCCAGAGAAGAGGCGAGGAAACAAAGTGAACGAGCTCCGCCCCCCTCACTTAGAACAACCAG CTCGTCTTCCTCCCATCCGAGTGGAGGAGTCCAGCTTCTCCCAGGACATGCAGTGGCTGTTGGAGCGTGGTGTGCAGTTCGCAGACGTGGCTTTCTATGCCGGCGATTCTGGGAAAGAGCTGGGTTGGGCCCACGCGGCCGTGCTGTGTGCCGTCAGCCCGTACTTTCGACAGCTGCTCCTTGGGCCCAAGACCAG GGAGCGTCCACAGTCCAGGTGTATTTGCAGAGAGCGGGACGGAGGTCCCCATTCGCTGCTCTCCACCTGGGATGGAGGCATTATCGATGACATGCCCCGATCAGAAGGTCACCTGACAGGACGCCTCACTCGGCTGGTGGTGAAGGACCCCCTCCTCTGTATGTGCTTGTGGGAGACTCTCATGTTCATTTACAGAG GAGCGTGGGAGTGGGAGCACCTCCAAGAGGCCCTGGAAGAGAAGCTGAAGAGTTCGCTAGCTGTGGCTACACTTATGGAACGCATACGATCCCTAATTGGCAGAGAAAGG gGTCCCAGGGATACACCGAGTGCGCGGGCAGCCCAGCTGGGTCCTCAGACTCTCGTCAACCTGTTCAATTCTCCCCTTTACTCTGATGTCATCTTTATGGTGCAAG GGAGTGTATTGCCCGCTCACCGGGCGGTGCTGGTTGCTCGCTGTGATGTCATGGCAGCCATGTTCAGTGGGAAATATGCAGAGGCTCGGAGCAGAGTGGTTCCCATCCACGGAGTCTCTTCTGACACTTTTCTGTCTTTTCTGGAGTACCTCTACACTGACTCCTGCTGTCCTG GTGGGGACCTGCTCCAACGCTTTAAGGCCGTCATTTCACTTGGTGATTGGACACTCCGAACTCGGCTGACTCAACCGACGCCCAGAGTTTATTTGTGA
- the glrx gene encoding glutaredoxin-1, translating to MLKLHCSPPVAFGLLRPEFSYFFSEGAKMAQQFVKAEIKGDKVVVFLKPTCPYCVMAEDVLSNYNFKPGHLKCINISEHSEMNAIQDYLLELTGARTVPRVFIGENCIGGGSDVEALHKSGKLEGMLKSIGALQ from the exons ATGTTAAAACTACATTGTTCTCCTCCAGTAGCTTTTGGTCTCTTACGCCCAGAATTTTCGTACTTCTTCAGTGAAGGAGCCAAGATGGCGCAGCAGTTTGTGAAGGCGGAGATCAAAGGCGACAAAGTGGTGGTGTTCCTTAAACCTACGTGTCCTTACTGCGTCATGGCCGAGGACGTTTTGTCCAACTATAActtcaaaccgggacatttgaagTGTATTAACATCAGTGAACACAGCGAGATGAACGCTATCCAGGACTATCTCCTGGAACTCACTGGAGCCCGAACG GTCCCACGTGTGTTCATCGGTGAGAATTGCATTGGAGGTGGCTCCGATGTGGAAGCGCTGCATAAGAGCGGTAAACTGGAGGGGATGTTAAAGTCCATCGGAGCCCTGCAGTGA